From Leptospira hartskeerlii, a single genomic window includes:
- a CDS encoding NAD(P)-binding domain-containing protein has protein sequence MSLLSFVPKYFDWLNNNAPQGEAEKYPETNLEFVSSIPGIYISGDLTGIPLLKYSVQSGVSAIRNILRKPKKKTKGNLDVLIVGAGPSGIAAGIEAKKNGLDFLILEANQPFHTITSYPKGKPIFAEPSELEVDSPIRIKDTTKEDLLTSLESILKKHKLPILTGEKVESVLSSKGPEHGFEIQTESGKKFHSSYVLLAIGKSGDSRRLGVPGEDGENVFHRLIDPKDFQGQNTLVVGGGDSAIEAALSLVDVSSSVTLSYRESEISRPKEENKLKFQKAIQESKIRFLPNSNLEKFGSKQVLLKQGSKIRRERIDSSLVLIGSEAPISFLKKLGIKIRNSFDSKEVIGFVSLFSFALFLYFAKASFYASYWYSWVALGSGIVFALFSVRFLFSKETFSSLKWRTFKNLYLLSAALYFSAVYLSAKYLGSYLFAKYPSFHYTVLYSTTILFFGIRRIWVRPTQYIKLQTITLILIQIFPLFLLPEIILPYLGERGLLGPSNGFLLTQVFPDGAYWKAYGFILAWPLNMGVLYDGGITTFWLVYGFLMSFGLIPYLVYKFGKGAYCGWICSCGGLAETLGDEYRNRMPHGKLAYKLEHSGQWILLIAAILTLAKLIGSSGQFFWPLEFGADSIKVYYDLIVDLVLGGVVGVGAYFMFSGRIWCRMFCPLSALMHIYAKFSKFRIFSEKKRCISCNICTSVCHQGIDVMNYANKGRPMDSVQCVRCSACVVNCPTQVLSFGKLEKSGPVLDRLKAVL, from the coding sequence ATGAGCCTATTATCCTTTGTTCCTAAATATTTTGATTGGTTGAATAATAACGCTCCTCAAGGCGAAGCCGAAAAATATCCGGAAACAAATTTAGAATTCGTGAGCTCCATACCAGGTATCTATATCTCCGGAGATCTAACAGGTATTCCTCTCTTAAAATATTCCGTGCAGAGCGGAGTTTCTGCGATCCGGAATATTCTTCGAAAGCCTAAAAAGAAAACAAAGGGTAACCTGGATGTTTTGATCGTAGGTGCAGGCCCTTCCGGGATCGCAGCAGGTATCGAAGCAAAGAAGAATGGCCTGGACTTTCTTATTTTAGAAGCAAACCAACCATTTCATACAATCACAAGTTATCCAAAAGGAAAACCTATCTTTGCGGAACCTTCCGAACTAGAAGTGGATTCTCCTATCCGAATTAAGGATACAACCAAAGAAGATCTTCTGACGTCTTTGGAATCAATATTAAAAAAGCATAAACTTCCAATTTTAACCGGAGAGAAGGTAGAATCCGTTCTTTCTTCCAAAGGACCTGAGCATGGATTCGAGATCCAAACTGAATCTGGGAAAAAGTTCCATTCTTCGTATGTTCTACTCGCGATCGGAAAATCAGGAGACAGCAGACGTTTAGGAGTTCCAGGAGAAGACGGGGAAAACGTTTTCCATAGACTGATAGATCCAAAAGACTTCCAAGGACAAAATACTTTGGTAGTAGGAGGAGGAGATAGCGCAATAGAAGCCGCACTTTCCTTAGTAGATGTTTCTTCTTCCGTTACTTTGTCTTATAGAGAATCCGAAATTTCGAGACCAAAAGAAGAGAATAAACTTAAATTCCAAAAAGCAATCCAAGAAAGTAAGATCCGATTTCTTCCAAACTCAAACTTGGAAAAATTCGGATCTAAACAAGTTCTTCTAAAGCAAGGATCTAAAATAAGAAGAGAAAGAATAGATTCTTCTCTCGTATTGATCGGTTCGGAAGCACCAATCTCCTTTCTGAAAAAATTAGGAATAAAGATCAGAAACTCATTCGACTCTAAAGAAGTTATAGGATTCGTTTCCCTATTTTCTTTCGCATTATTCCTATATTTCGCCAAGGCTTCCTTCTATGCTTCTTATTGGTATTCTTGGGTGGCATTAGGTTCCGGAATTGTATTTGCACTTTTTTCTGTCCGGTTTTTATTCTCTAAAGAAACATTCTCTTCTTTGAAATGGAGAACATTCAAAAATCTTTATTTACTCTCAGCCGCACTTTACTTCTCCGCAGTGTATTTAAGCGCCAAATACTTAGGATCTTATTTATTCGCAAAATATCCGAGCTTCCATTATACGGTCCTATATTCTACTACCATTCTATTCTTCGGGATCAGAAGGATCTGGGTCAGACCGACACAATATATAAAATTACAAACGATCACGCTAATCCTTATACAGATCTTTCCACTCTTTTTATTGCCTGAGATTATTCTTCCTTACTTGGGGGAGAGAGGACTATTAGGTCCCTCTAATGGTTTTCTACTTACTCAGGTTTTCCCGGATGGAGCTTACTGGAAAGCATACGGTTTCATTTTGGCTTGGCCTTTAAACATGGGAGTTCTATACGATGGAGGAATCACTACTTTCTGGTTAGTTTATGGATTTCTAATGAGCTTCGGACTCATCCCGTATCTGGTCTACAAATTCGGAAAAGGAGCTTATTGCGGCTGGATCTGTTCCTGTGGCGGGTTAGCAGAAACCTTAGGTGACGAATATAGAAATAGAATGCCTCACGGAAAATTGGCATACAAATTAGAACATTCCGGTCAATGGATCTTACTTATTGCAGCAATTCTCACCTTAGCCAAACTTATTGGAAGTTCAGGACAATTTTTTTGGCCTTTGGAATTCGGCGCGGATTCGATCAAAGTATATTATGATTTAATTGTAGACTTAGTTCTTGGCGGAGTTGTAGGAGTCGGAGCTTACTTCATGTTTTCAGGCAGGATCTGGTGCAGAATGTTTTGCCCACTTTCCGCACTCATGCATATTTATGCTAAGTTTAGTAAGTTCCGGATCTTCTCCGAAAAAAAGAGATGTATCTCTTGCAATATTTGCACTTCCGTTTGCCACCAAGG
- a CDS encoding PQQ-dependent sugar dehydrogenase has protein sequence MKLSFCRSFLIPAISILFFTISCDDIRRLLVANVDDMAKYKAEGKESGMVAVFNQNDEKRKKVKIGLTTIGKGFEQPVDLLMIPGPDIFLVAEKTGALKWLDPKDGSSGILLKLDGISTDSEQGLLGVVLHPEFPEKPLLYLNYVAKKNGETSRVSEWTIDLPKDPKKAKLSKERILMEVKQPYGNHNAGQLAFGKDGMLYIAWGDGGWMGDPKGNGQNPSTFLGSVLRVDVNSKDPGKEYSVPNDNPFLKDPAFKPETFAYGFRNPWRYSFDPSGRLIIADVGQDLFEEVDIVEAGKNYGWNKMEATHCFEPKIDCDKKGLTDPIYEYGREDGSSITGGYVVTNDRIGDLHGKYVFGDFVSGRIWAIDLPKDGSSVKEAYSLGKWPVLISSFGKDARGSVYIADFGAGQILRIDPSK, from the coding sequence ATGAAACTTTCCTTCTGTAGATCCTTTCTAATTCCGGCAATTTCAATACTATTCTTCACAATCTCCTGCGACGACATACGGCGTTTGTTGGTAGCCAATGTGGACGACATGGCAAAATACAAAGCAGAAGGAAAAGAATCCGGGATGGTTGCGGTCTTCAATCAAAACGATGAAAAAAGAAAAAAGGTCAAGATCGGCCTTACTACGATCGGAAAAGGATTCGAACAGCCGGTCGATCTGCTCATGATCCCCGGCCCTGATATCTTCTTAGTAGCAGAAAAAACCGGAGCCTTAAAATGGTTGGATCCAAAAGACGGAAGTTCAGGTATATTACTAAAACTTGATGGAATTTCTACAGACTCAGAACAAGGACTTTTAGGTGTGGTTCTCCATCCAGAATTCCCGGAAAAACCGCTTCTGTATTTGAACTACGTAGCAAAGAAGAATGGAGAAACAAGCAGAGTTTCAGAATGGACTATAGATCTTCCGAAAGATCCAAAAAAGGCAAAACTTTCCAAAGAAAGGATCTTGATGGAAGTCAAACAACCTTACGGAAATCATAACGCTGGCCAATTGGCATTCGGAAAAGACGGTATGCTATATATCGCTTGGGGAGACGGAGGATGGATGGGAGATCCTAAAGGTAACGGACAAAATCCTTCCACATTCTTAGGCTCCGTTCTGAGAGTGGATGTAAACTCAAAAGATCCAGGCAAAGAATATTCCGTTCCAAATGATAATCCTTTCTTAAAAGATCCTGCATTCAAACCGGAAACATTCGCTTACGGTTTCAGAAACCCGTGGAGGTATTCTTTCGATCCTTCCGGAAGATTGATCATCGCAGATGTGGGCCAAGATCTATTCGAAGAAGTTGATATAGTAGAAGCAGGAAAAAATTACGGTTGGAATAAAATGGAAGCCACTCATTGTTTCGAACCTAAAATAGACTGCGATAAAAAAGGTTTAACCGATCCGATCTACGAATATGGAAGAGAAGATGGAAGTTCGATCACCGGTGGTTATGTAGTTACTAATGATCGTATCGGAGATCTTCACGGTAAATATGTTTTCGGTGATTTCGTATCCGGTAGGATTTGGGCAATTGATCTTCCTAAAGACGGAAGCTCTGTAAAAGAAGCGTATTCTCTCGGAAAATGGCCAGTATTAATTTCCAGTTTTGGAAAAGACGCAAGAGGTTCCGTTTATATAGCCGACTTTGGTGCAGGTCAAATCTTAAGGATAGATCCGAGTAAATAA
- a CDS encoding multiheme c-type cytochrome, translating to MSNRFVFLFLYILILNLIFGCKKKDDLETLRFSNGVYPIYFDLRSDSTRNSENGNRLEKSSDCGTCHKTIFENWKTSRHSQAFSNPLYQQSHQKEPMSWCLNCHAPFLDSNSDVTNPSLRLQKEDGVSCITCHVREGKILVSEVPESKTNFHTYKEVKLLASEEFCGNCHQFNFPDKESILKKKDFVSYSKLPMQNTLEEWKQSDWYGKKKCQSCHLLSNTSKSHTFPGGHSHKKLEDSFTVSMERNSKFTYTVSIFANGIAHSFPTGDLFRSLRFRILTKEGIFLQEWKLGKTYEDNLHAKSFDAVKYLSNDDVFLPPKDKSRKSRKQFVFQYEKETDHFRYELFMDYLNPTTHIFGNLPSEITIQKFKSGEIKVSVWNDSNG from the coding sequence TTGTCAAATAGGTTCGTATTCCTTTTTCTTTATATTCTTATATTAAACCTTATTTTCGGATGCAAGAAGAAAGATGATCTAGAAACTTTACGTTTTTCGAATGGAGTTTATCCGATTTATTTCGATTTAAGATCGGACTCCACTCGAAATTCCGAAAACGGCAACCGACTCGAAAAGAGCTCGGACTGCGGAACCTGTCATAAAACGATTTTCGAAAATTGGAAAACTTCTAGGCATAGCCAAGCCTTCTCCAATCCCTTATATCAACAAAGCCATCAGAAAGAGCCGATGAGCTGGTGTCTAAATTGCCATGCTCCTTTTTTAGATTCCAACTCGGATGTCACAAATCCTTCCCTTCGACTTCAAAAAGAGGATGGAGTTTCCTGCATCACCTGTCATGTTAGAGAAGGAAAAATTTTGGTCAGCGAAGTTCCCGAGTCCAAAACGAATTTTCATACGTATAAAGAAGTGAAACTCCTTGCCTCCGAGGAATTTTGCGGAAACTGTCACCAATTCAATTTTCCAGACAAAGAATCCATTCTGAAAAAAAAAGATTTCGTTTCTTATTCAAAGCTTCCTATGCAAAATACTCTGGAAGAATGGAAACAATCCGACTGGTACGGCAAAAAAAAATGCCAATCTTGCCATCTTCTCTCGAATACTTCGAAATCTCATACTTTTCCGGGAGGACATAGCCATAAAAAATTGGAGGATTCCTTTACGGTAAGTATGGAAAGAAATTCCAAATTTACTTATACAGTTTCTATTTTTGCAAATGGAATCGCCCATTCTTTTCCCACAGGAGACCTTTTTAGATCTCTGAGATTTAGAATTCTAACTAAAGAGGGAATTTTTCTTCAAGAATGGAAATTAGGAAAAACATATGAAGATAATCTTCATGCTAAATCATTCGACGCAGTAAAATATCTTTCGAACGATGATGTGTTTCTTCCTCCTAAAGACAAATCCAGGAAAAGCAGAAAACAATTCGTATTTCAATATGAAAAAGAAACGGATCATTTTCGTTACGAACTATTTATGGATTACTTGAATCCGACCACTCATATATTCGGCAATCTACCTTCGGAGATAACGATTCAAAAATTCAAATCCGGGGAGATAAAAGTTTCGGTTTGGAACGATTCCAACGGCTAA